Proteins from one Psilocybe cubensis strain MGC-MH-2018 chromosome 11, whole genome shotgun sequence genomic window:
- a CDS encoding Cytochrome P450 monooxygenase 208 encodes MALSPLVPATACFLLSLFLWLRNRRVPPRDYPPGPKPVPLLGNVRDLTAKELWLPAAQWAKTYGDVVYLNALGIGLVFLNSPDAASDLLDKRGSIYSDKPALVMAGELCGCKNMVAFTGYGPQMRQQRRLLHKAFGVATIPSYHPLLLSETHTFLRRLVVDPVDYIKHVRRYAGGLTLSVTYGYQPVSNDDQFLELAEECVHILSERIASGGGIWPVDVLPFLQHMPLWMPGAGFKRNAIKWKRKMEEFVDRPYEYMKSSMKSGNYKPSFCSNLLEDTSMQQQEDFEFHLKWSANSMYSASIDTTITVVSHFLLAMILYPETQRKAQAELDSVVGTDRLPTFEDRSQLPYVESIFKEVLRWGVPVPLNLPHRLMEDDIYNDMYIPKGSLVFGNIWAMMRNETMYPDPDTFNPDRFMTKLAPELERKRNPKNYAFGFGRRQCPGMNLVDSSVWLLIASMLATLDVGKAVDEHGKVVEPEIKFENPIFRTPNPFKCDLRPRNQKALSLIKQSEILSS; translated from the exons ATGGCCCTCTCCCCGCTCGTCCCCGCCACCGCCTGTTTCCTCCTCTCGCTGTTTCTCTGGCTTAGAAACAGGAGAGTTCCTCCCAGGGACTATCCCCCCGGTCCAAAGCCCGTCCCCCTCCTGGGCAATGTCCGCGATCTCACCGCCAAAGAGCTCTGGCTCCCCGCTGCTCAGTGGGCAAAGACATATG GCGATGTCGTCTACCTCAACGCACTCGGCATAGGCCTCGTCTTCCTCAACTCCCCAGACGCGGCCAGCGATCTTCTCGACAAGCGTGGTTCAATCTACTCGGACAAACCTGCCCTCGTCATGGCCGGCGAGCT ATGCGGCTGCAAAAACATG GTCGCGTTCACAGGCTACGGCCCGCAAATGCGCCAGCAGCGTCGTCTGCTCCACAAGGCGTTTGGCGTCGCGACTATCCCCTCCTACCACCCGCTCCTGCTCTCAGAGACCCATACTTTCCTGCGTCGGCTCGTTGTGGACCCCGTCGACTATATCAAGCACGTCCGCCGCTATGCTGGAGGGCTCACTCTCTCTGTCACCTACGGCTACCAGCCCGTGTCAAACGACGACCAGTTCCTTGAGCTCGCCGAGGAGTGTGTTCACATTCTCTCTGAGCGCATCGCGTCTGGAGGCGGTATTTGGCCTGTGGATGttctccctttccttcaGCACATGCCGCTATGGATGCCCGGTGCAGGCTTCAAGCGCAATGCGATCAAGTGGAAGCGCAAGATGGAAGAGTTTGTGGACAGGCCGTACGAGTATATGAAGAGCAGCATG AAATCGGGCAACTACAAGCCTTCGTTCTGCTCGAATCTGTTGGAAGATACGAGCATGCAGCAGCAGGAAGACTTCGAGTTCCACCTTAAGTGGTCGGCCAACTCTATGTACTCTGCTAGCATTGACACT ACCATCACTGTTGTTTCTCACTTCCTTTTGGCCATGATACTCTACCCCGAAACGCAGCGAAAGGCGCAGGCCGAACTGGATAGCGTAGTGGGCACCGACAGACTGCCTACATTCGAAGACCGCAGCCAACTCCCCTACG TCGAGAGCATATTCAAAGAGGTCCTACGATGGGGTGTCCCCGTCCCTCTGA ACCTGCCGCATCGCCTGATGGAAGACGACATTTACAACGACATGTACATCCCCAAGGGCTCACTCGTCTTTGGTAACATCTGGGCCATGATGCGCAACGAGACCATGTACCCCGACCCCGACACCTTCAACCCGGACCGATTCATGACTAAACTCGCCCCCGAGCTCGAAAGGAAGCGTAACCCAAAAAATTATGCGTTCGGGTTTGGGAGAAGGCAGTGCCCGGGGATGAACCTTGTGGACTCGTCGGTTTGGTTGTTGATTGCGAGCATGCTGGCGACGTTGGATGTCGGCAAGGCCGTGGATGAGCATGGAAAGGTGGTTGAGCCTGAAATCAAGTTTGAGAATCCCATTTTCAG GACTCCGAACCCTTTCAAGTGCGATTTGAGACCTAGGAACCAGAAAGCGCTGTCCTTGATCAAGCAGAGCGAAATCCTCTCAAGTTGA